The Deinococcus koreensis genome window below encodes:
- the dnaK gene encoding molecular chaperone DnaK: protein MAKAVGIDLGTTNSVISVMEGGRPEVIVNAEGARTTPSVVAYKGEERLVGQIARRQAALNPAATLFEVKRFIGRRWDEVKEEAGRSPFAVKEGPGGSVRITVDGKDLAPEQVSAEVLRKLVTDASNKLGQKITDAVITVPAYFDNSQREATKQAGEIAGLNVLRVINEPTAAALAYGLDKKGNETVLVFDLGGGTFDVTILDLGDGVFEVKSTAGDTHLGGADFDHRIVDWLAGEFEKEHKFDLRKDKQALQRLIEAAEKAKIELSNASETSISLPFITFDPETRTPMHLERTLTRAKFEELTADLLRRVRKPVEQALADAKLDASKIDEVILVGGSTRIPAVKRIVQEIVGKTPNESVNPDEAVALGAAVQAGIIQGDSALGDIVLVDVTPLTLGVEVKGGMIAPMITRNTTVPAKKTEIYTTAENNQPGVEIVVLQGERPMAADNKSLGRFKLEGIPPMRAGQAQIEVTFDIDANGILHVTAKEKTSGKESSIRIENTTTLDKGDVERMVKEAEQNADADRKRKEKVEKRNGLDSLRVQALSQIEENAGAAQEAKDKLKAAADEAEEAVRLDDDARIEGAQKALEEELRTFMTAAQQGAQSGDAQGQPTANKADDDVIDADFKPAE from the coding sequence ATGGCCAAAGCTGTTGGAATCGACCTGGGCACCACCAACTCCGTCATCTCCGTCATGGAGGGTGGACGCCCTGAAGTGATCGTCAATGCCGAAGGGGCGCGCACCACGCCCTCCGTCGTCGCCTACAAGGGCGAGGAACGTCTGGTCGGGCAGATCGCCCGCCGTCAGGCCGCGCTGAACCCCGCCGCGACCCTCTTCGAGGTCAAGCGCTTCATCGGCCGCCGCTGGGACGAAGTGAAGGAAGAAGCGGGCCGCTCGCCCTTCGCCGTGAAAGAAGGCCCCGGCGGCTCCGTGCGGATCACGGTGGACGGCAAAGACCTTGCGCCCGAGCAGGTCAGCGCCGAGGTGCTGCGCAAGCTGGTCACCGACGCCAGCAACAAGCTGGGCCAGAAGATCACCGACGCCGTGATCACCGTGCCCGCCTACTTCGACAACTCGCAGCGTGAAGCGACCAAGCAGGCCGGCGAGATCGCGGGCCTGAACGTGCTGCGCGTGATCAACGAGCCGACCGCCGCCGCGCTGGCCTATGGCCTGGACAAGAAGGGCAACGAGACCGTGCTGGTCTTCGACCTGGGGGGCGGCACCTTCGACGTGACCATCCTGGATCTCGGCGACGGCGTGTTCGAGGTCAAGTCCACTGCCGGCGACACCCACCTGGGCGGCGCGGACTTCGACCACCGCATCGTGGACTGGCTCGCGGGCGAGTTCGAGAAGGAGCACAAGTTCGACCTCCGCAAGGACAAGCAGGCCCTGCAGCGCCTGATCGAGGCGGCCGAGAAGGCCAAGATCGAGCTGAGCAACGCCTCCGAGACGAGCATCTCGCTGCCCTTCATCACCTTCGACCCGGAAACGCGCACACCCATGCACCTGGAGCGCACGCTGACCCGCGCGAAGTTCGAGGAACTGACCGCCGACCTGCTGCGCCGCGTGCGTAAGCCCGTCGAGCAGGCCCTGGCCGACGCCAAGCTGGACGCCTCCAAGATCGACGAGGTGATTCTGGTGGGCGGCTCGACCCGCATCCCGGCCGTCAAGCGCATCGTGCAGGAGATCGTGGGCAAGACCCCCAACGAGTCCGTGAACCCCGACGAGGCCGTGGCGCTGGGCGCCGCCGTGCAGGCCGGCATCATCCAGGGCGACTCGGCGCTGGGCGACATCGTGCTGGTCGACGTGACGCCGCTGACGCTGGGCGTGGAGGTCAAGGGCGGCATGATCGCCCCCATGATCACCCGCAACACCACCGTGCCCGCCAAGAAGACCGAGATCTACACCACCGCCGAGAACAACCAGCCGGGCGTGGAGATCGTGGTGCTGCAGGGCGAGCGCCCCATGGCCGCCGACAACAAGAGCCTGGGCCGCTTCAAGCTGGAAGGGATTCCCCCCATGCGCGCCGGGCAGGCCCAGATCGAGGTGACCTTCGACATCGACGCCAACGGCATCCTGCACGTGACCGCCAAGGAAAAGACCTCGGGCAAGGAAAGCAGCATCCGCATCGAGAACACGACCACCCTGGACAAGGGCGACGTCGAGCGCATGGTGAAGGAAGCCGAGCAGAACGCCGACGCCGACCGCAAGCGCAAGGAAAAGGTCGAGAAGCGCAACGGCCTGGACTCGCTGCGCGTGCAGGCGCTGAGCCAGATCGAGGAGAACGCCGGAGCCGCGCAGGAGGCCAAGGACAAGCTGAAGGCCGCCGCCGACGAGGCCGAAGAAGCCGTGCGCCTGGACGACGATGCCCGCATTGAGGGCGCGCAGAAGGCACTGGAGGAAGAACTCCGCACCTTCATGACCGCCGCGCAGCAGGGCGCCCAGAGTGGCGACGCGCAGGGCCAGCCGACCGCGAACAAGGCCGACGACGACGTGATCGACGCGGATTTCAAGCCGGCGGAGTAA
- a CDS encoding ABC transporter substrate-binding protein, which yields MKRSLTALTLALGLCAAASAQAQTTEITFWTWYLSPKFDPYIKDTIAAFEKANPTIKVKWFDKQASMVQDFVASVNLGNAPDVVNLNIDETAKAAQNGFLRPVDALTSPATLKATYYPQSLKNFTVNGKVYGYPWYGSLNEGVLLYNPDLLKQAGVSAPKNMTEMLNLVKTIKDKTGAYAWVPALKDPGGASFMGYFFSDGLAVYDAAGKAAFNSPAHVALLQRYVDLFKGGYLPEDALRKEAFQLATELYPQNKVAMIVGGPQALNRIKDTNPGLYAKTVVTTAPLGKAGVQTGTSMGLVIPTASKQAAAAAKFAAFFANNANQVAFAKIVPIIPTTSAAQNDPFFKTSSADPIAKATSLVGASGRFINPGFKTPGNSDDLYKNFSDNIEAALLGKKTAKAALDDTVTYWNANMSK from the coding sequence ATGAAACGGAGCCTGACTGCCCTGACCCTCGCCCTCGGCCTCTGCGCCGCCGCCTCAGCCCAGGCACAGACCACCGAGATCACCTTCTGGACGTGGTATCTGAGCCCCAAGTTCGACCCGTACATCAAGGACACGATCGCCGCCTTCGAGAAGGCCAACCCGACGATCAAGGTCAAGTGGTTCGACAAGCAGGCCAGCATGGTGCAGGATTTCGTGGCCTCGGTGAACCTGGGCAACGCCCCGGACGTGGTGAACCTGAACATCGACGAGACCGCCAAGGCCGCCCAGAACGGCTTCCTGCGCCCGGTGGACGCGCTGACCAGCCCCGCCACGCTGAAGGCCACCTACTACCCGCAGAGCCTGAAGAATTTCACCGTGAACGGCAAGGTCTACGGCTATCCCTGGTACGGCTCGCTGAACGAGGGCGTGCTGCTCTACAACCCGGATCTGCTGAAGCAGGCCGGCGTGAGCGCACCGAAGAACATGACCGAGATGCTGAACTTGGTCAAGACCATCAAGGACAAGACCGGCGCCTACGCCTGGGTGCCGGCGCTGAAAGACCCGGGCGGCGCGTCCTTCATGGGCTACTTCTTCTCCGACGGCCTGGCGGTGTACGACGCGGCCGGCAAGGCGGCCTTCAACTCGCCCGCGCACGTGGCCCTGCTGCAGAGGTACGTCGATCTCTTCAAGGGCGGCTACCTGCCCGAGGACGCGCTGCGTAAGGAAGCCTTCCAGCTCGCCACCGAGCTGTACCCGCAGAACAAGGTCGCCATGATCGTGGGCGGCCCGCAGGCCCTGAACCGGATCAAGGACACCAATCCGGGGCTCTACGCCAAAACCGTGGTCACGACCGCGCCGCTGGGCAAGGCGGGCGTGCAGACCGGCACCTCCATGGGTCTGGTCATCCCCACCGCCAGCAAGCAGGCCGCCGCCGCCGCGAAATTCGCCGCCTTCTTCGCCAACAACGCCAACCAGGTGGCCTTCGCCAAGATCGTGCCGATCATCCCGACCACCAGTGCCGCGCAGAACGATCCCTTCTTCAAGACCTCCAGCGCCGACCCCATCGCCAAGGCGACCAGCCTGGTGGGCGCGTCGGGCCGTTTCATCAACCCCGGCTTCAAGACCCCGGGCAACTCCGATGACCTGTACAAGAACTTCAGCGACAACATCGAGGCCGCGCTGCTGGGCAAGAAGACCGCCAAGGCGGCCCTGGACGACACCGTGACGTACTGGAACGCGAACATGAGCAAGTAA
- a CDS encoding CBS domain-containing protein, which produces MPTLRDIMTRELITTDAGATLKEVASLMAQEDIGTVLIMDGDELRGIITDRDIVVRAVAYGHDLGSVANDYATGNVFSMDSGTDVTEAAQSMAQRQLRRLPATEGGRVVGIVSLGDLSTRTTGNADQTALEGISADTVG; this is translated from the coding sequence ATGCCCACCCTCAGAGACATCATGACCAGGGAACTGATCACCACCGACGCCGGCGCCACCCTCAAGGAGGTCGCCTCGCTGATGGCACAGGAGGATATCGGCACCGTGCTGATCATGGACGGCGACGAGCTGCGCGGGATCATCACCGACCGCGACATCGTGGTGCGTGCGGTGGCCTACGGGCACGACCTGGGCAGCGTGGCGAACGACTACGCCACCGGCAACGTGTTCAGCATGGACAGCGGCACCGACGTGACCGAGGCGGCGCAGTCGATGGCCCAGCGCCAGCTCAGGCGCCTGCCCGCGACCGAGGGCGGCAGGGTCGTGGGGATCGTCAGCCTGGGCGACCTCTCGACCCGCACTACGGGAAACGCCGACCAGACGGCCCTGGAGGGCATCAGCGCAGACACCGTGGGGTGA
- a CDS encoding response regulator transcription factor, whose translation MIRVLLAEDQGLVLGALSALLSLEDDLEVVGGAPDGEAALALARELRPDVLVTDIEMPRLSGLDVAAALARELPHTRVVIVTTFGRSGYLRRALDVGARGYLLKDAPASELADAIRRVHAGGRAIDPTLAAEAWGDADPLTERERQVLRAAEGGASTAAIASRLNLSEGTVRNYLSEAIGKLGAENRVEAARTAREKGWL comes from the coding sequence ATGATCCGTGTCCTGCTCGCCGAGGATCAGGGGCTGGTGCTGGGGGCGCTGAGTGCGCTGCTGTCGCTGGAGGACGATCTGGAGGTGGTGGGCGGTGCCCCGGACGGTGAGGCGGCGCTGGCCCTGGCCCGCGAGCTGCGGCCCGACGTACTGGTCACCGACATCGAGATGCCGCGCCTGAGCGGGCTGGACGTGGCGGCGGCGCTGGCGCGCGAGCTGCCCCACACGCGGGTGGTGATCGTCACGACCTTCGGGCGCAGCGGCTACCTGCGCCGGGCGCTGGACGTAGGGGCGCGCGGCTACCTGCTCAAGGACGCGCCGGCCAGCGAACTCGCGGACGCCATCCGGCGGGTGCACGCGGGGGGCCGGGCCATCGACCCCACGCTGGCGGCCGAGGCCTGGGGAGACGCCGATCCCCTCACCGAGCGCGAGCGTCAGGTGCTGCGGGCGGCCGAGGGCGGGGCCAGCACCGCCGCGATCGCCAGCCGGCTGAATCTGTCGGAGGGCACCGTCCGCAACTACCTCTCCGAGGCCATCGGCAAACTGGGGGCCGAGAACCGGGTCGAGGCCGCCCGGACGGCGCGGGAGAAGGGCTGGCTGTAG
- a CDS encoding carbohydrate ABC transporter permease produces MRVNWRLTLLSYTFLAPALILLAVFTFYPLAYGSYLGFTEYGGARFAQGLPPRWVGLDNFRTLAADDLFRTSLLNSVKYLLVVPALQLASLAVASLVNNSLPGMAFFRAAYYVPVVTSISLAAVMWEWVYNKDGTLNWVLGALHLLPATGAFGWLNNEGSAFWAVMLVTFWRGFGYYMVLYLAGLQNIPAELEEAAVLDGANAWQRFWRITVPLMKPTILLCSLLSTIAALRVLEEVLVLTNGGPLNSTYTALMYVYFKAFQGFNFDYGLASAAGLVVAVVALALSVANFRLFRDSSGENS; encoded by the coding sequence ATGCGAGTCAACTGGCGCCTCACGCTGCTGTCGTACACCTTCCTGGCCCCGGCGCTGATCCTGCTGGCGGTATTCACCTTCTACCCGCTGGCCTACGGCTCGTACCTGGGCTTCACCGAGTACGGCGGGGCACGCTTCGCGCAGGGCCTGCCGCCGCGCTGGGTGGGGCTGGACAACTTCCGCACGCTGGCGGCCGACGACCTGTTCCGCACCTCGCTGCTCAACTCGGTCAAGTACCTGCTGGTGGTGCCGGCGCTGCAGCTGGCCTCGCTGGCGGTGGCCTCGCTGGTCAACAACTCGCTGCCGGGCATGGCGTTCTTCCGGGCCGCCTACTACGTGCCGGTGGTGACCTCGATCTCGCTGGCCGCCGTGATGTGGGAGTGGGTCTACAACAAGGACGGCACGCTGAACTGGGTGCTGGGCGCGCTGCACCTGCTGCCGGCCACGGGCGCCTTCGGCTGGCTGAACAACGAGGGGTCGGCCTTCTGGGCGGTCATGCTGGTCACCTTCTGGCGGGGGTTTGGCTACTACATGGTGCTGTACCTGGCGGGCCTCCAGAACATCCCGGCCGAGCTGGAGGAGGCGGCGGTGCTGGACGGTGCGAATGCCTGGCAGCGCTTCTGGCGGATCACCGTGCCGCTGATGAAACCCACCATCCTGCTGTGCTCGCTGCTCTCCACGATTGCCGCGCTGCGGGTGCTGGAGGAGGTGCTGGTGCTCACCAACGGCGGGCCGCTGAACTCGACCTACACGGCACTGATGTACGTGTACTTCAAGGCCTTCCAGGGCTTCAACTTCGATTACGGCCTCGCCAGCGCCGCCGGGCTGGTCGTGGCGGTGGTCGCGCTGGCGCTGTCGGTGGCGAATTTCCGGCTGTTCCGCGACAGCAGCGGGGAGAACTCGTGA
- a CDS encoding carbohydrate ABC transporter permease: MSAVTQAPPRSVPQRRFRAKAAKRAGRYVLLVVILLFAVFPFLWTLAIALTDKRAGGSIYDFPASLFPKGLTLLNFQQVYQTFGLGQYVWNSISITAMTIVGTLVVSALAAYPLARFRFPGRDLIFAVIVATLVLPGETTFIVNTLTLQKLHLLGTHLGVVVPTVAGAFGIFLMRQAFLSIPQALLEAARLDGASELTILTRIMLPLTRPSLAALAIFTLVGSWNAYFWPMLVLSAAPDKVPLSVAVLKLKGQFNYDPFNIAAGSLIMMLPVLLVFLAAQRLFMRGLEGGVK; the protein is encoded by the coding sequence GTGAGCGCCGTGACCCAGGCACCGCCCAGAAGCGTGCCCCAGCGCCGCTTCCGGGCGAAGGCGGCGAAGCGGGCGGGGCGTTACGTCCTGCTGGTGGTGATCCTGCTCTTCGCGGTCTTTCCCTTCCTGTGGACGCTCGCCATCGCCCTGACCGACAAGCGCGCGGGCGGCTCCATCTACGACTTCCCGGCCAGCCTGTTCCCCAAGGGGCTGACGCTGCTCAACTTCCAGCAGGTCTACCAGACCTTCGGGCTGGGCCAGTACGTGTGGAACAGCATTTCGATTACAGCGATGACGATTGTCGGCACGCTGGTCGTCTCGGCGCTGGCGGCCTATCCGCTGGCGCGTTTCCGCTTTCCGGGGCGAGACCTGATCTTCGCGGTGATCGTCGCCACGCTGGTGCTGCCGGGCGAGACCACGTTCATCGTGAATACCCTGACCCTGCAGAAACTGCATCTGCTGGGCACCCACCTGGGCGTGGTCGTGCCCACGGTGGCCGGGGCGTTCGGCATCTTCCTGATGCGTCAGGCCTTCTTGTCGATTCCCCAGGCGCTGCTGGAGGCGGCCCGGCTGGACGGCGCCTCGGAGCTGACCATCCTGACGCGCATCATGCTGCCGCTGACCCGGCCCAGCCTGGCCGCGCTGGCGATCTTCACGCTGGTGGGCTCGTGGAACGCCTACTTCTGGCCCATGCTGGTGCTCTCGGCCGCGCCCGACAAGGTGCCGCTCAGCGTGGCGGTGCTCAAACTCAAGGGGCAGTTCAACTACGACCCCTTCAACATCGCCGCCGGCTCGCTGATCATGATGCTGCCGGTGCTGCTGGTCTTTCTGGCCGCCCAGCGCCTGTTCATGCGCGGGCTGGAGGGAGGCGTGAAATAG
- a CDS encoding nucleotide exchange factor GrpE, translating into MTDDHTKNGAPTDAPDTELKTIDAETNEIDVPEDDTDNLEEDQDMAFPGMDGAMFAQVQEMMAKMERADELEKENADLKFKLGRLAADFESYRTRTQQDVQGAEGQGVSKAAEALMPVYDDLDRAVTMGAAEPAKLIPGMQAVQQKVLSIFAGLGLEATGQEGEAFDPQWHEALQVVPGEQDDVIVQVYSLGFRMGDRLVRPARVVVSRKG; encoded by the coding sequence ATGACTGACGACCACACGAAAAATGGTGCGCCCACCGACGCCCCCGACACCGAGCTGAAGACCATCGACGCCGAGACGAACGAAATCGACGTTCCGGAGGACGACACCGACAATCTGGAGGAAGACCAGGACATGGCCTTCCCCGGCATGGACGGCGCCATGTTCGCCCAGGTGCAGGAAATGATGGCCAAGATGGAAAGGGCCGACGAGCTGGAGAAGGAGAACGCCGACCTGAAGTTCAAGCTGGGCCGCCTGGCCGCCGATTTCGAGTCCTACCGCACCCGCACCCAGCAGGACGTGCAGGGCGCCGAGGGCCAGGGCGTCAGTAAAGCTGCCGAGGCGCTGATGCCGGTCTACGACGACCTCGACCGCGCGGTGACGATGGGCGCCGCCGAACCCGCCAAGCTAATTCCCGGGATGCAGGCGGTGCAGCAGAAGGTGCTGAGCATCTTCGCGGGCCTGGGCCTGGAAGCCACCGGCCAGGAGGGCGAGGCCTTCGACCCCCAGTGGCACGAGGCGCTGCAGGTCGTCCCCGGCGAGCAGGACGACGTGATCGTGCAGGTCTACTCCCTGGGCTTCCGTATGGGCGACCGGCTCGTGCGTCCGGCGCGCGTCGTCGTCAGCCGGAAAGGGTAG
- a CDS encoding DnaJ C-terminal domain-containing protein: MAYKDYYDVLGVSRGASDADIKSAYRKLAKQFHPDKNQGDEKSADKFKEVGEAYAVLSDPEKRKVYDQYGHTGQVPPGYGGGGGFQGGDFAGFDPGQFSDFFQGLFGRGGGGGGFRNPAGQQVNLEDLLGGLGGTGSGRRFVQNVEGELQVTLEEAFSGSDEVINVDGKRLSLRVPAGTRDGARLRLAGQGPGGGDVLLTIRVLEDARFDLDGDHLTTTVDVPAPVAALGGDVKVQTLSGGSGQLSIPAGSSSGRRMRLRGQGWPRKDGTRGDLYVRLNITVPPHLSDEEKELYRRLRDLQH, translated from the coding sequence ATGGCCTACAAGGACTATTACGACGTGTTGGGCGTGTCCAGAGGCGCGTCCGACGCCGACATCAAGAGCGCCTACCGCAAGCTGGCCAAGCAGTTCCACCCCGACAAGAACCAGGGCGACGAGAAGTCGGCCGACAAGTTCAAGGAGGTGGGCGAGGCCTACGCGGTGCTCAGCGACCCCGAGAAGCGCAAGGTGTACGACCAGTACGGCCACACCGGTCAGGTGCCGCCGGGCTACGGGGGCGGGGGCGGCTTTCAGGGCGGCGACTTCGCCGGCTTCGATCCGGGGCAGTTCAGCGACTTCTTCCAGGGGCTGTTCGGGCGGGGCGGCGGGGGCGGCGGCTTCCGCAATCCGGCCGGGCAGCAGGTCAACCTGGAGGATCTGCTGGGCGGCCTGGGCGGAACGGGCAGCGGGAGGCGCTTCGTGCAGAACGTGGAAGGCGAGTTGCAGGTCACGCTGGAGGAAGCCTTCTCCGGTTCCGACGAGGTCATCAACGTGGACGGCAAACGCCTGAGCCTGCGCGTTCCGGCCGGCACCCGCGACGGCGCGCGTCTGCGGCTGGCGGGGCAGGGGCCGGGCGGCGGCGACGTGCTGCTCACCATCCGGGTTCTGGAAGATGCCCGCTTCGACCTTGACGGCGATCACCTGACCACCACCGTGGACGTGCCCGCCCCGGTGGCGGCGCTGGGCGGCGACGTGAAGGTGCAGACCCTCAGCGGCGGCTCTGGACAGCTCTCCATTCCGGCGGGCAGCAGCAGCGGGCGCCGGATGCGGCTGCGCGGCCAGGGCTGGCCCAGGAAGGACGGCACGCGCGGCGACCTGTACGTACGGCTGAACATCACCGTGCCGCCCCACCTGTCGGACGAGGAGAAGGAGCTGTACCGCCGGCTGCGCGACCTGCAGCACTGA
- a CDS encoding VF530 family DNA-binding protein, which translates to MILERLHAEYGWEGLARRVPVRCFQLDPSVPSSLKFLRKTPWARAKVEALYVDLVTT; encoded by the coding sequence ATGATCCTGGAGCGGCTGCACGCCGAGTACGGCTGGGAGGGGCTGGCCCGCCGCGTCCCGGTGCGCTGCTTCCAGCTCGATCCGAGCGTGCCCAGCAGCCTGAAATTCCTCCGCAAGACGCCGTGGGCCCGGGCGAAGGTCGAGGCGCTGTACGTGGATCTGGTGACGACCTGA
- a CDS encoding winged helix-turn-helix transcriptional regulator: MLTGTETQVKLSQLKKSGTACAVPTTPGDPELDALVNGIIGRVADKWTMLVLETLEEHGRLRFTRLSGLIGGVSQKMLTKTLRQMEADGLLVRTVHPVIPPHVDYELTGLGRSLGAAFCGVWLWAEQHREAIERSRLRYQQRQAETETGG, encoded by the coding sequence GTGTTGACGGGAACAGAGACGCAGGTGAAGCTGAGCCAGTTGAAGAAGTCGGGAACTGCCTGCGCTGTCCCGACGACCCCAGGCGATCCCGAGCTGGACGCCCTGGTGAACGGGATCATCGGCCGGGTGGCCGACAAGTGGACGATGCTGGTGCTGGAGACCCTGGAGGAGCACGGGCGGCTGCGCTTCACGCGGCTGAGCGGCCTGATCGGCGGCGTCAGCCAGAAGATGCTGACCAAGACCCTGCGCCAGATGGAGGCCGACGGGCTGCTCGTGCGAACCGTGCACCCCGTCATTCCGCCCCATGTGGACTACGAACTGACAGGGCTGGGCCGCAGCCTGGGCGCCGCCTTCTGCGGCGTGTGGCTCTGGGCCGAGCAGCACCGGGAGGCCATCGAGCGCTCGCGCCTGCGCTACCAGCAGCGCCAGGCCGAAACCGAGACCGGGGGCTGA
- a CDS encoding MurR/RpiR family transcriptional regulator, whose protein sequence is MTQVASRPVSPAGAISRIRLQAHSLSPSLQRVADHVVSHAETVVHQTITELATAVGVGEATITRLCRKLDFAGFHAFKIALAADVVGRESSAPAHPGDLPGQAAQVIRQTCRTLEDTGRLLDPLVLEAVAGALARAPRVELTGQGNSGLVAQHFAHRLMRIGILATASTDPHLAAVSISTLPRGGVVIAVSSSGSTIDTVQHLRLAQTHGHYTVAITHRASSPITRYASAVLFTSAQEEPLTDSVLDTLASQTLVLEVLYAALLARRPEAAAMLRVTAESVVEKKY, encoded by the coding sequence ATGACCCAGGTCGCGTCCCGTCCGGTCTCGCCCGCCGGGGCCATCAGCCGGATCAGGCTGCAGGCCCATTCGCTCTCGCCGTCGCTGCAACGGGTCGCCGACCACGTCGTCTCACACGCGGAGACGGTCGTCCACCAGACGATCACGGAGCTGGCGACCGCCGTGGGTGTGGGCGAGGCGACCATCACGCGGCTGTGCCGCAAGCTGGACTTCGCGGGCTTCCACGCCTTCAAGATCGCGCTGGCGGCCGATGTGGTGGGGCGCGAGAGCAGCGCGCCGGCGCATCCGGGCGACCTCCCCGGACAGGCGGCGCAGGTGATCCGGCAGACCTGCCGCACCCTGGAGGACACCGGGCGCCTGCTCGACCCCCTGGTGCTGGAGGCGGTCGCCGGGGCGCTGGCCCGGGCGCCCCGGGTCGAACTGACCGGGCAGGGCAACTCCGGGCTGGTGGCGCAGCACTTCGCCCACCGCCTGATGCGGATCGGCATCCTGGCGACCGCCTCCACCGACCCCCACCTCGCGGCCGTCAGCATCTCCACCCTGCCGCGCGGCGGCGTGGTGATCGCCGTGTCCAGCTCGGGCTCCACCATCGACACCGTCCAGCACCTGCGGCTGGCCCAGACCCACGGGCACTACACCGTCGCCATCACCCACCGGGCCTCCTCGCCCATCACCCGCTACGCCAGCGCCGTGCTGTTCACGTCCGCCCAGGAGGAACCCCTGACCGACTCCGTGCTCGACACCCTGGCCTCGCAGACGCTGGTGCTGGAGGTGCTGTACGCCGCCCTGCTCGCCCGCCGCCCCGAAGCCGCCGCCATGCTGCGCGTGACCGCCGAGAGCGTGGTGGAAAAGAAGTACTGA
- the aguB gene encoding N-carbamoylputrescine amidase, protein MTRTPDTVTLAVVQMHVTDQLEDNVSRAEAHVRDAAAQGAQVILLPELFENLYFCQVEREEYFALAHPQENHPFIGRFQNLARELGVVLPLSYFERAGQAHYNSLVCIDADGSVLGNYRKTHIPDGPGYEEKYYFNPGDTGFRVWPTRFGRVGVGICWDQWYPETARVMMLQGADFLLYPTAIGSEPEGVQSPNSHQMWQRAMVGHAVSNSSYVGAANRIGTERVGELEQTYYGHSFVSDYTGEIVAEFGDAEEGALTHRLNLAEARTFRAGMGFFRDRRPELYGALLTTDGVTRRG, encoded by the coding sequence ATGACGCGCACCCCGGACACCGTGACTCTCGCCGTCGTGCAGATGCACGTCACCGATCAGCTGGAGGACAACGTCTCGCGCGCCGAGGCGCATGTGCGGGACGCCGCCGCCCAGGGTGCCCAGGTCATCCTGCTGCCCGAGCTGTTCGAGAACCTGTACTTCTGCCAGGTCGAGCGCGAGGAATACTTCGCGCTGGCGCACCCGCAGGAGAACCACCCCTTCATCGGCCGCTTCCAGAATCTGGCGCGCGAGCTGGGCGTGGTGCTGCCGCTCAGCTATTTCGAGCGGGCGGGGCAGGCCCACTACAACTCGCTGGTCTGCATCGACGCCGACGGCTCGGTGCTGGGCAACTACCGCAAGACCCACATCCCCGACGGCCCCGGCTACGAGGAAAAGTACTACTTCAACCCCGGCGACACCGGCTTCAGGGTCTGGCCGACCCGTTTCGGACGCGTGGGCGTGGGCATCTGCTGGGATCAGTGGTATCCGGAGACCGCCCGCGTGATGATGCTGCAGGGCGCCGACTTCCTGCTCTACCCCACCGCCATCGGCTCCGAGCCCGAGGGCGTGCAGTCCCCCAACAGCCACCAGATGTGGCAGAGGGCGATGGTCGGGCACGCGGTCAGCAACTCGTCGTACGTGGGCGCCGCCAACCGCATCGGCACCGAGCGGGTGGGGGAGCTGGAGCAGACCTACTACGGGCACTCCTTCGTCTCGGACTACACCGGCGAGATCGTGGCCGAGTTCGGAGACGCGGAGGAGGGCGCACTGACCCACCGCCTGAATCTGGCCGAGGCCCGCACCTTCCGCGCCGGCATGGGCTTTTTCCGCGACCGCCGGCCCGAACTGTACGGCGCCCTGCTGACCACCGACGGCGTGACGCGGCGGGGCTGA